In Rhinatrema bivittatum chromosome 11, aRhiBiv1.1, whole genome shotgun sequence, a single window of DNA contains:
- the DGCR2 gene encoding integral membrane protein DGCR2/IDD isoform X4 → MAQPVRFSSFLGKCPTGWYHHEGTSSCYKVYFTGENYWDAVQTCQKVNGSLATFTTDQELKFILAQEWDLEDKAFGRKDQQRFWVGYQFVITGRNHSVEGHWEVAYKGSSEVFLPPVPIFGTTLSENENVLCAQLQCFHFPTLRHHGFHSWYAENCYEKSAFLCKRSQTCVDIKDNIVDEGYYFTPKGDDPCLSCTCHNGEPEMCVAALCERPQGCEQYRKDPKECCKFTCSDPDGSSLFDSMASGMRLIVSCISSFLILSLLLFMVHRLRQRRRERIESLIGANLHHFNLGRRMPGFDYGPHGFGTGLTPLHLSDDGEGGAFHFHEPPPPYTAYKYPDIQHPSDPPPPYEASLSPNIILCSAADDINPRATQSNTLSTGGSGICLQIVEEIRSVPPAVVPSPEGFEDSADSCTTLLVSPPSISRNESLPAETLMGSSTSNCSLNTSV, encoded by the exons ATGGCCCAGCCAGTCCGCTTCAGCA GTTTCCTAGGAAAGTGTCCAACAGGCTGGTATCACCATGAGGGCACCTCGAGCTGCTACAAGGTTTACTTCACTGGAGAGAATTACTGGGATGCAGTGCAGACCTGCCAGAAGGTGAACGGCTCTCTGGCAACGTTCACCACAGACCAGGAGCTGAAGTTCATTCTGGCACAGGAGTGGGACCTGGAGGATAAGgcctttggaagaaaagatcaGCAGAG GTTCTGGGTTGGTTATCAGTTTGTCATCACAGGCAGGAACCACTCTGTAGAAGGACACTGGGAGGTGGCTTACAAAG GCTCCTCGGAGGTGTTCCTGCCCCCAGTGCCCATCTTTGGCACCACACTGTCTGAGAATGAGAATGTTCTCTGTGCCCAGCTTCAGTGTTTTCACTTCCCCACCCTCCGGCACCATGGCTTCCACAGCTGGTATGCAGAGAACTGCTACGAGAAGTCTGCATTCCTCTGCAAAAGAA GTCAGACTTGTGTTGACATCAAAGACAACATCGTGGATGAAGGCTACTACTTTACACCCAAGGGGGATGACCCCTGCTTGAGCTGCACGTGTCACAATGGTGAGCCAGAGATGTGTGTGGCAGCACTGTGTGAGCGGCCGCAGGGCTGTGAGCAGTATCGCAAGGACCCCAAGGAGTGCTGCAAGTTTACCTGCTCAGATCCAG ATGGCAGCAGCCTGTTTGACTCCATGGCGAGTGGGATGCGCCTGATTGTGAGCTGCATTTCCTCCTTCCTCATCCTCTCCCTGCTGCTTTTTATGGTCCATCGCCTGCGCCAGCGGCGCCGAGAACGCATCGAATCCCTGATTGGTGCCAACT TGCACCATTTTAATCTGGGCCGGAGGATGCCCGGGTTTGATTATGGTCCGCATGGTTTTGGAACCGGTCTTACTCCTCTCCATCTCTCTGATGATGGAGAGGGAGGGGCATTTCACTTCCATGAGCCCCCACCTCCTTACACTGCATACAAGTATCCAGACATTCAACACCCCAGCGACCCTCCACCTCCGTACGAGGCATCCCTCAGTCCAAACATCATCCTCTGCTCTGCCGCAG ATGATATTAACCCTCGAGCAACTCAAAGCAACACACTATCAACAGGAGGCAGTGGCATATGTCTGCAGATAGTGGAGGAGATCAGAAGTGTGCCCCCCGCAGTGGTCCCCTCCCCAGAGGGCTTTGAAGACTCTGCTGATAGCTGCACCACCCTCCTGGTATCGCCTCCTTCCATCTCCCGGAATGAGAGCCTGCCGGCAGAAACCCTGATGGGCAGCAGCACCAGTAACTGTTCTCTGAACACCTCAGTTTAA